A section of the Dehalobacter sp. DCM genome encodes:
- a CDS encoding DUF4256 domain-containing protein has translation MKKEDMELSSEQREELLRTLKSRFEKNMNLHNSIEWEDVLTKLESNPGKLWSLNEMERTGGEPDVVGYDNWTDEYIFYDCSKESPKGRRSLCYDREALESRKENKPVNNAINMAAAMGIEILTEDQYRELQKLGNFDTKTSSWVKTPANIRKLGGAIFCDYRYDTVFVYHNGAESYYAARGFRASLKV, from the coding sequence ATGAAAAAAGAAGATATGGAGTTGTCATCAGAACAACGTGAAGAATTACTTAGAACATTGAAATCCCGTTTTGAGAAGAACATGAACTTACATAATAGTATTGAATGGGAAGATGTACTAACAAAGCTAGAATCTAATCCTGGAAAACTGTGGTCACTTAATGAAATGGAAAGAACTGGTGGCGAACCGGATGTTGTTGGTTATGATAATTGGACGGATGAATACATCTTTTATGATTGTTCGAAGGAAAGTCCTAAAGGTCGTAGAAGTCTTTGTTACGACCGTGAAGCGCTGGAGTCAAGAAAAGAAAATAAACCGGTAAATAACGCAATTAATATGGCTGCTGCCATGGGCATCGAGATACTAACGGAAGATCAATATCGGGAGCTACAGAAACTTGGAAATTTTGATACCAAAACTTCGAGTTGGGTGAAAACACCTGCTAATATTAGAAAACTCGGCGGAGCCATCTTCTGTGATTATCGCTATGACACTGTCTTTGTATACCACAATGGGGCAGAATCCTACTATGCTGCCAGAGGTTTTCGAGCTTCATTAAAGGTTTGA